Part of the Microbacterium sp. Clip185 genome is shown below.
TGCGGGTCGCGCGCCCGCATCCAGGCGCGGTTGTCGGGTCGCTTGGGAGCCGCGACGGGCCGCACCGCGACGACAGCGGCGATCGCGGCGACCAGAGCAAGGCCGCACGCGGGGAGTTGCAGGGCGACCTCGGGCCAATCCGCAGGGATGTCGGTGGTAGCCCACACGCCCACGATGATGGCACCCAGAGCAGTCGCCGGAGTGAGCCACCAGAAGACGTCGCGGGCGAGTCCGGATGACATCTGGCGGGTTCCCCGTACGCGCCAGACGATGACCGCGGCGAGGCCCAGGACCACCGCGACAGAGGCCGTCGAGAGCACGATGATCGTGGGAAGCGCCCATGCGAACTGCTCCGCGTCACGCGCGGCGGGATCAGGACCCGCCCACGTTCCGGCGGGGAACTCCATGAGTACCCCCAGATCCGAGTAGAGGCTGTCCGTCGGATAGCCGTACTCACCGCGGGTGACCTCGAAGGAGTGCACACGCCCGTTCGCCGACGCATCGTCCGACTCCGTGATCGTTCCGGCCTTCTCCCCCGAGCTGGGTGACGGTTCGAGTTCGCTCTCGAGCGCGCCGAACGCATACGACGAGTCCTTCCAGTCGCGCGCATCCTCGGATGTCTCAGGGTCCTCCCGCAACCAGCCGGCCGAGACGGCCTGCCGCGCCACGTCGTCGTCGACGCGCACCGAGACAGTGACCGGGTCGGGCTCGGACGGGTACGTCCATCCGCTCTCCCACCCGTCGATCAGCGCCGCCCACCGGATGCGGTCGACCGACTCCCCCTCTCGCCCCGATGCCCGCGAGGCCTCCCCCGCGACGGCCGGTGAGGTGTACGCGTAGCGCACTTCGACGTGGGCCCGGCCGCTGCGTACCTCGGTCATCGCTGTCGTGATGGTGCCGGCGTCGTCGCGGATCGACAGGTGGAACGGGACGGCCTCGCCGTCGACGCGCACCTCGTCGACCTCCAGCCCGAGCGACTGTCCCTCGATCGCTGCGAGCACCGGGGTCGCGAACTGCGGCACGCGGCGGGACTCGTCGTCGAAGTCCACCACGGCTGTCTGCACCACGTCGAGACGTGGCTCGTCGCCCTCCGCGCTGAGGTGGGCGTCGACGTCCACGCTGGCGACCTGCGTATAGAGCGTGCCCGGGTCGTCGAAGTCCCAGCGGTCGTGCGTCGTGAGCCGCAGGTAAGGATTGGGTATGACGGCGACGAACACAACCGCGGCCGCCGCGATCAGGACAGCGGCGGCACGCACGAGCAGACGGGGCCACGACAGGAAGTCCGTCGTGCGCCATGCGCGTAGCTCTGCGTCGCCACCGAGCTCACGCTCGACGAGCGCCGAGACGCGGCGACCGGCCTCCCGCGGATCCGCCACGACAACGGCATAGGGCAGTAGCGCGTCGTCGATCGTGGTGCGCTCCAGGATCGACGTGCGACGGGCGTAGACGCCGATGCCCGCCAGGTGCTGCCGCGCGAGAGCACCCTTCCGAGTCAGCGGGCGGGCAGAGACGGCGACCCACAGCACGATGGCCGACACCGCGAGCGAGACGAACACGAACAGGCCGGGCCACCAGATCGCGGCGAGCGTCTCCTGGTGCGAGAGCTGGCGGATGATGGCGAGCTGCACAACCGTCAGCGCGAGCGGCGCTGCGATGAACCAGTCACGGACGAAGCCGCTCGGGATGCGTCGGAATCCCTCCGCGATCTGACGCGATCTGGTTCGGTCGAGCACGTATCCCGCCCGTGCCCGGAATCCATCGCCGACCCGGCCGCTCCGCCGCGCAGCGCGCCCCGCCGCGATCAGGGCCGTACGCCTGGCGGAGCGCCGTGTACCGCGCACCGCGGCGACGGCGAGCGCGAGCTCACGGTTGCGGGGGCGTTGGACGATCTGCACGGCCTGCGCGACGGAGACACGCTTCGGCGGGTCAGACTGCGCGACATACCAGGGGCGGCCGCGGGCGTCGCTCCACGCCACGGCCCGCGCGGCGATCGCGAACGGCAGCGTGAGCAGCAGGATCGCCAGCGGCAGGAGCGGGCCGAAGGTCTGCAGCAGGAACAGGCCGGTCGGCGGCGGCATGGCGAAGGTGCCCTCGGGAAACAGCATCCGGAACCACGCGGTCGCGTGCGGGGGCACGTTCTGGTCGACGGTGAACGCGTACACCTTCTGGCCCGACGGGGAGTCGTCCTCGGGCTCCAGCCAGTCCATCCCGCTCACCAGAGTCCAGGCGACGCCACCGGAGGGTTGACGAACGAGCAGTGCATCGAGCTCGTCCGGCACGGTGACGCTCACGTCGAGCGCCGCGAATCCCTGCGGCCAGTCCGGCCCGAACACGCTCCACTCCAGCAGATCGACGGGGTCACCCGTGACGTCATCGGTGGATATGTAGGCGAGGTCCTGGATGCGGTAGCGCAGCACGAACTCGTGATCGCCGCTGAGCCGTTCGCCCGTGTCGAGCACGAACGTCAGCCGATCACCCCTCTCCCGCAGACGGGGCTCGACAGTGACGCCGTCGATCGACGCCGCCACGTCGCGTGGTGCGAGATCGTGTCCTTGGTACTGGGTCGACAGCACGCGCCGGATGCCCGACTCGTCCACATCGTCGGGGAAGAAGGCCGTGATGGTTTCCACGACCTCCGCCTGCAGCCGCCCGTCATCGTCCCGCGTGAGCGTGTAGTCGACGTCGAAGTCCCGCGCGATCCACGTGTCGGTGGCGTTTTCGGCGGAATCGGTGATCTCTTCCAGCCCGAGCGGCGGGTTGATGATCGGCCCGACCAACAGGAACGCAGCGATCGCCGTCACGGCGATCCAGAACCCGCCGATCGTCATGCGAAGGGGCCGGCCGCCATGCGAGCGCAGCCAGGCCTCCCACCGCATCAGCCGTCGCGACAGGAAGGCCCACAAAGGTGTGGGACGAGGACGGTCGTCGGCGAATCGCTCCTCGTCGTCCGCGCGCGGGGCCAGCTCCCCCGTGTCCCCCGCGTCGCTCATCCGACCCAGCGTAGGGGGTCGCGCAGGGCGCCCTAGGACTCTTGTGGACCGCGAGCCAGCCGCATTCCTATGTCGTCACCGCCCGCATCCGGGAGCGCACCGCGGCGCGTGGATGCCCGGGCGCTGAACGCGTCACTCGCGAAGCTGCCGCCGCGGAACACGCGACGGTCGTCGTCTCCCGAAGGGTCGAGGAGGTCCCAGCACCACTCCCACACGTTGCCGAGCGTGTCGAAGAGCCCGTTCAGGTTGGGCATCTTGCCGCCCACCGGCTGCGCGCGAGCCACCCCGTCCGCTGCCGTCCACGCGACCTCCGTCAGCGGACCGTAGTGCGCGGCAGCGGACCCGGCGCGGCAGGCGTACTCCCACTCCGCCTCGGTCGGAAGCCGGTAGCCGTCGGCGTCCCGGTGCCAGGTGACCTCCGCGCCGTCGAAGCCGTAGGCGGGATCCAGCCCCTCCCACTCGGATGCGGCATTGCACAGGCGCACCGCGCGCAGCCAGCTCAGGTCGGTGGCCGGCACTCGCGGGTGGCGCACCTCGATGCCGAGCAACTCCGCGAGGACCTCCTCCGTCACGGGGTAAACCCCGATCTCGAAGGCATCGACCTCGACGGTGCGTCGCGATCGTCCGCGCGCGTCGCCCAGCGTCACCGTTCCGCCATCGAGCGCCCGCATCTCGATGTCGACCATCCCGCCACCCTACGTCGCCCCTGCCTCGACGCCTCCTCCGCGAAACAGCATTTCGAGCACGAGATCACGGGTAATGACAGTGATCTCGTGCGGGAGATGCAGTCTCGGGGTGAGGACGGGAGGGCTAGACGATGCCGCCGACCATCGCGTCGCGGCGGAGCTGCTCGTGGGTCGCGTGAAACTTGCCGTCCGACGTCCACCACGCCTCGTGGCCCGCGGCATCCGGATGCTGCTCGACGACAGCGGGCCAGTGCTCCTTGATGTTCTTGAGGTAGTAGCGGATCTCTCCACCCACCGTGCGCTTCTCGACCTTGTCGGAGGCTTCGAGCTGTTCCTGCGTTGGCTCACTCATGGGCTGAGCATAGGTGCGGGCACTCGGCGAGCGCGAGCATTGCGCCACAACAACCAAGCGCACACGAGTCCCTGTGCCATCACGATCGCGCTGATGGTGGACGCGATGACGCCCGCGGACTGATCCGCAGCCGTCAAGAGGTCGAATCCGGCGTGCCAGATCAGCACCGGCACGATGCTCCAGCGTGCCCCCTGCGACATCCATGACAGGAGGAATGAGCCCGTCACGAGTGCGAGGATCCAGCCGACGATCCCGGCGCCCATCGCGGTGTAGGTGGGATTGAAGAAGAACGCCGGAGCGTGCCAGCCGATCCATACCGCGGCGACGACCAGCGTCGCCCAGAACACCGGCATCCTGCGTGTCAGCGCGGGCAGGAGCCAGCCGCGCCACCCCGATTCCTCCCCCAACCCGAACGTGACGACCCACACGAGCGCCACGAGGGGCCAGGCCAGACCGGGCAGCTTGTCGGTCGCGCCGAACCCGGCCAGATCCGGCCAGGAGCCGGAGACCACCGCGGCAACCCCGTATCCGATGAGGAAATACGCCACGGGCATGCCGACAGCAGCGATCCACCACCGCGCGGGGAACCGCACCGAGAACGCCCGCCGTGCCCATCTCCGCAGCTCCGCACGCCCGCCTTCCCAGAAGGATGCGGCCAGCGCGCCGCAGGCGGGCCCGAGCGACCCGAGGAAGAACGTCCACGGCACCTGACCCAGCCCTCCGGACTGCGCCTCGACGACGAGCGGCGCCCACACGATCCACGTCACGCCGAACGTGACGCACAGGAACACCGCAACACCGCCGCGGCGTGCGGCTGCCTCCGGGATGCGGCCCGAGCCGGTCATGTCGTCAGTGCACACCCGCG
Proteins encoded:
- a CDS encoding DUF2207 domain-containing protein, with the protein product MSDAGDTGELAPRADDEERFADDRPRPTPLWAFLSRRLMRWEAWLRSHGGRPLRMTIGGFWIAVTAIAAFLLVGPIINPPLGLEEITDSAENATDTWIARDFDVDYTLTRDDDGRLQAEVVETITAFFPDDVDESGIRRVLSTQYQGHDLAPRDVAASIDGVTVEPRLRERGDRLTFVLDTGERLSGDHEFVLRYRIQDLAYISTDDVTGDPVDLLEWSVFGPDWPQGFAALDVSVTVPDELDALLVRQPSGGVAWTLVSGMDWLEPEDDSPSGQKVYAFTVDQNVPPHATAWFRMLFPEGTFAMPPPTGLFLLQTFGPLLPLAILLLTLPFAIAARAVAWSDARGRPWYVAQSDPPKRVSVAQAVQIVQRPRNRELALAVAAVRGTRRSARRTALIAAGRAARRSGRVGDGFRARAGYVLDRTRSRQIAEGFRRIPSGFVRDWFIAAPLALTVVQLAIIRQLSHQETLAAIWWPGLFVFVSLAVSAIVLWVAVSARPLTRKGALARQHLAGIGVYARRTSILERTTIDDALLPYAVVVADPREAGRRVSALVERELGGDAELRAWRTTDFLSWPRLLVRAAAVLIAAAAVVFVAVIPNPYLRLTTHDRWDFDDPGTLYTQVASVDVDAHLSAEGDEPRLDVVQTAVVDFDDESRRVPQFATPVLAAIEGQSLGLEVDEVRVDGEAVPFHLSIRDDAGTITTAMTEVRSGRAHVEVRYAYTSPAVAGEASRASGREGESVDRIRWAALIDGWESGWTYPSEPDPVTVSVRVDDDVARQAVSAGWLREDPETSEDARDWKDSSYAFGALESELEPSPSSGEKAGTITESDDASANGRVHSFEVTRGEYGYPTDSLYSDLGVLMEFPAGTWAGPDPAARDAEQFAWALPTIIVLSTASVAVVLGLAAVIVWRVRGTRQMSSGLARDVFWWLTPATALGAIIVGVWATTDIPADWPEVALQLPACGLALVAAIAAVVAVRPVAAPKRPDNRAWMRARDPQRDA
- a CDS encoding formylglycine-generating enzyme family protein, which translates into the protein MVDIEMRALDGGTVTLGDARGRSRRTVEVDAFEIGVYPVTEEVLAELLGIEVRHPRVPATDLSWLRAVRLCNAASEWEGLDPAYGFDGAEVTWHRDADGYRLPTEAEWEYACRAGSAAAHYGPLTEVAWTAADGVARAQPVGGKMPNLNGLFDTLGNVWEWCWDLLDPSGDDDRRVFRGGSFASDAFSARASTRRGALPDAGGDDIGMRLARGPQES
- a CDS encoding CPBP family intramembrane glutamic endopeptidase, encoding MTGSGRIPEAAARRGGVAVFLCVTFGVTWIVWAPLVVEAQSGGLGQVPWTFFLGSLGPACGALAASFWEGGRAELRRWARRAFSVRFPARWWIAAVGMPVAYFLIGYGVAAVVSGSWPDLAGFGATDKLPGLAWPLVALVWVVTFGLGEESGWRGWLLPALTRRMPVFWATLVVAAVWIGWHAPAFFFNPTYTAMGAGIVGWILALVTGSFLLSWMSQGARWSIVPVLIWHAGFDLLTAADQSAGVIASTISAIVMAQGLVCAWLLWRNARARRVPAPMLSP